In bacterium, one DNA window encodes the following:
- a CDS encoding DNA polymerase III subunit alpha, whose translation MRAYVPLHLHTEYSLLDGATRIKDVLKHAKENNMPAAAITDHGVMYGAIEFYKTAKEEGIKPIIGCEVYMIEGDINDKSKKVSNNHLVLLAKDKKGYQNLVKIVSIAHIDGFYYKPRINHEILEKHREGLIALSACLGGEIPRALLNDDYEKAKEKTLYFKNLFGKDFYLELQDHGIEGQKKINPGLIKLAKEMEVELVITNDSHYTKKEDAVCHDILLCMQTGKTRNDPSRMKFANNEFYIKNAGELRFAFDWMEEETFNRAIDNTVKISEKCNLILDMGKSILPNYPIPKNHTVESYLDKVVRENISNRYDELTQKIEDRVKFELKIIEEMGFAAYFLIVWDFIKYARDNEVPVGPGRGSAAGSIIAYILGITEIDPIRHNLLFERFLNPERISMPDVDIDFCIDKREKVINYVTETYGKDKVCQIITFGTLAARAAMKSVARVLDIPYSESDKYAKMIPALPKTKIDDALQAGMDLKKLYDTNLQVKELVDLARSVEGMKYNVGTHAAGVIISRDPLSEIVPVQYSKEKSVITSYPMGDIEKLGLLKMDFLGLRNLTIIDKTVKSIKNRHGVQIDIDKISLDDKKVYEMLSKGDTDGVFQLESSGMKTLVKDLKPSVFEDLGALVALFRPGPLNSGMVGDFVQRKHGRAKVEYKDARLEPILNDTYGTIVYQEQIMQIAQSLAGYTLGQADILRRAMGKKKSDEMDKQREIFVSGAVKNKVDQKVAETLFDTMTEFAAYCFNRSHSAAYAFLAYQTAYLKAHYPVEYMSALLSSVSSNQDKIQQYIVECQKMGMEVLPPDINKSGSDFTPDENNIRFGLASVKNVGEGVVEQVVKGREDEEYKSFYDFCTKVELKQFNKRTLESLIKAGAFVTIEKSRKQLLENFDSALNTAIRENEAKSSGQMNLFAMLAGGNAPVFVLSGSSEEEFPDSEIQGFEKDLLGFYVTSHPLSGIKDQLPFLTTHNVSELAEIREGALVTICGLISSVRLITTKSGKMLKVGTIEDLTGSVEFVAYSEILNKFGDFLEPESKVIIGGKLQHRGDEEISVNVMINNVSKVENCNIVNINMGESMKFEEIIALKDLLIEHKGTDPVVFKIGNNGGSVKILVSSSYWVQATNDLQNIIKNHFKSEVEICSLDCS comes from the coding sequence TTGAGAGCTTACGTTCCCCTTCATTTGCATACGGAATACAGTCTTCTTGACGGAGCAACAAGAATCAAGGATGTTTTAAAGCATGCAAAAGAAAATAACATGCCGGCAGCCGCAATAACAGATCATGGCGTAATGTACGGTGCTATTGAGTTTTATAAAACAGCAAAAGAAGAAGGCATAAAACCTATCATAGGCTGCGAAGTCTACATGATAGAAGGGGATATTAACGACAAAAGCAAAAAGGTTTCTAATAACCATCTTGTTTTACTGGCAAAAGACAAAAAAGGTTATCAAAATCTTGTAAAAATTGTCAGCATTGCGCATATTGACGGATTTTATTATAAACCGAGAATTAATCATGAAATTCTGGAAAAACATCGTGAAGGATTAATTGCTTTATCGGCCTGTCTTGGCGGAGAAATTCCAAGAGCTCTTCTCAATGATGACTACGAAAAAGCTAAAGAAAAAACTTTGTATTTCAAAAATCTTTTCGGTAAGGATTTTTATCTGGAATTGCAGGATCACGGGATTGAAGGACAGAAAAAAATCAACCCCGGACTTATAAAGCTGGCTAAAGAAATGGAAGTTGAGCTGGTAATTACAAACGACAGCCATTATACAAAAAAAGAAGACGCTGTATGCCATGATATCCTTCTTTGTATGCAGACAGGAAAGACCAGAAACGATCCTTCCCGCATGAAATTTGCGAATAATGAGTTTTATATCAAAAATGCCGGGGAATTAAGATTCGCTTTCGACTGGATGGAAGAAGAAACTTTCAACAGGGCTATAGATAACACAGTAAAAATTTCCGAAAAGTGCAACCTTATTCTTGATATGGGAAAATCAATTCTTCCCAATTATCCTATTCCTAAAAATCACACGGTTGAGTCTTATCTTGATAAAGTTGTCAGGGAAAATATTTCAAACCGTTACGATGAACTTACTCAAAAAATTGAAGACAGAGTTAAGTTTGAGCTGAAAATTATCGAGGAAATGGGTTTTGCGGCGTATTTCCTTATTGTGTGGGATTTTATTAAGTATGCAAGAGATAACGAAGTTCCTGTAGGGCCGGGCAGGGGGTCTGCGGCAGGAAGCATTATTGCTTATATACTCGGAATTACAGAAATTGACCCTATCAGGCATAATCTCCTTTTTGAGCGGTTCTTGAATCCTGAAAGAATCAGCATGCCTGACGTTGATATTGACTTTTGTATTGATAAGCGTGAAAAAGTTATTAATTATGTAACCGAAACTTATGGCAAAGATAAAGTCTGCCAGATTATCACTTTTGGAACGCTTGCCGCCAGAGCAGCGATGAAAAGCGTTGCACGTGTTCTTGATATACCATATTCTGAGTCTGATAAATACGCAAAAATGATTCCCGCGCTTCCAAAAACCAAAATTGACGATGCTTTGCAGGCGGGAATGGATTTAAAAAAGCTTTATGACACTAATTTGCAGGTAAAAGAACTTGTTGATTTAGCCAGGTCAGTTGAAGGAATGAAATACAATGTCGGAACTCATGCCGCAGGGGTTATAATTTCTCGTGATCCGCTGTCCGAGATAGTTCCTGTTCAGTATTCAAAAGAAAAATCTGTAATTACATCTTATCCGATGGGAGATATCGAGAAACTCGGTCTTTTAAAAATGGATTTTCTCGGATTGAGAAACCTTACGATAATTGATAAAACAGTTAAATCAATCAAAAATAGGCACGGAGTTCAAATCGACATAGACAAAATTTCCCTTGATGATAAAAAAGTCTATGAAATGCTTTCGAAAGGAGATACGGACGGAGTTTTCCAGCTTGAATCTTCCGGTATGAAAACGCTTGTTAAAGATTTAAAACCTTCTGTTTTTGAGGATTTAGGCGCATTAGTGGCACTTTTTCGTCCAGGTCCTCTCAATTCCGGCATGGTTGGGGATTTTGTCCAGAGAAAACACGGACGTGCCAAGGTTGAATATAAAGATGCCAGACTTGAGCCTATTTTAAACGATACTTACGGAACAATAGTCTATCAAGAGCAGATAATGCAGATTGCACAATCGCTTGCAGGCTATACACTCGGTCAGGCTGATATTCTCAGACGGGCTATGGGTAAGAAAAAATCTGACGAGATGGATAAACAAAGAGAAATTTTTGTTTCGGGTGCTGTAAAAAATAAAGTTGACCAAAAAGTTGCGGAAACTTTGTTTGATACAATGACAGAATTTGCCGCATACTGCTTTAACAGGTCGCATTCGGCAGCTTATGCTTTTCTTGCCTACCAGACGGCATATTTAAAAGCGCATTATCCTGTGGAATATATGTCCGCATTGCTTTCCAGCGTTAGCAGCAATCAGGATAAAATTCAGCAATATATCGTGGAGTGCCAGAAGATGGGAATGGAAGTGCTTCCTCCTGATATTAACAAGTCAGGTTCTGATTTTACACCTGATGAAAATAATATAAGATTCGGGCTTGCTTCAGTGAAAAATGTCGGCGAAGGCGTTGTAGAGCAGGTTGTAAAAGGCAGGGAAGACGAAGAATACAAGTCTTTCTACGATTTCTGCACAAAGGTCGAGCTTAAACAGTTCAATAAAAGGACTCTTGAAAGTTTAATAAAAGCAGGTGCTTTTGTAACTATCGAGAAAAGCAGAAAACAATTACTGGAAAACTTTGATTCTGCATTGAATACTGCCATAAGAGAAAATGAAGCGAAATCCAGCGGACAGATGAATCTTTTTGCTATGCTGGCAGGAGGAAATGCTCCAGTGTTCGTTCTTTCAGGATCTTCCGAAGAAGAATTTCCCGACAGCGAAATTCAGGGATTTGAGAAAGATTTATTGGGCTTTTATGTAACCAGCCACCCGTTATCAGGCATAAAAGACCAATTACCTTTCCTTACCACGCATAATGTTTCTGAATTGGCCGAAATAAGAGAAGGTGCGCTTGTTACTATCTGCGGATTGATTTCCAGTGTGCGACTTATTACCACTAAATCAGGAAAAATGCTCAAAGTAGGAACGATTGAGGACTTAACGGGAAGTGTGGAATTTGTTGCTTATAGCGAAATCCTCAATAAATTCGGTGACTTTCTTGAACCGGAATCAAAAGTTATAATAGGCGGAAAACTCCAGCACAGAGGCGATGAAGAAATTTCCGTCAATGTAATGATTAACAATGTTTCTAAGGTGGAAAACTGCAATATCGTTAACATTAATATGGGCGAAAGCATGAAATTTGAAGAAATAATTGCTCTTAAAGACCTTTTGATTGAGCATAAAGGCACGGATCCCGTTGTTTTTAAAATAGGAAATAACGGCGGCTCTGTTAAAATCCTTGTGTCATCAAGTTATTGGGTACAGGCAACCAACGATCTTCAGAATATAATTAAAAATCACTTTAAATCAGAAGTAGAAATCTGTTCGCTTGATTGTTCATAA
- a CDS encoding Hpt domain-containing protein, translating into MNLEQFDFQEKLNIVKSNYFKGLNEKYNFLTTVKDCIFSAENLKEENSIAALQEAYGHIHKISGSSAMFGFNKLSKTSNKLEHSLIELIKNDYSTDKKIILQNFENLLSEIKKTLAEQTV; encoded by the coding sequence ATGAACTTAGAACAATTTGATTTCCAAGAAAAACTTAATATTGTAAAAAGCAATTATTTCAAAGGCTTAAACGAGAAATACAATTTTTTAACAACTGTAAAAGATTGCATCTTTAGTGCTGAAAATCTAAAGGAAGAAAATTCAATTGCAGCACTGCAAGAAGCATACGGACATATACATAAAATATCCGGATCAAGCGCTATGTTCGGCTTCAACAAACTAAGCAAAACTTCCAACAAATTAGAACATTCATTAATAGAATTAATTAAAAATGATTATTCGACAGATAAAAAAATTATTTTACAAAATTTTGAAAATTTGTTGTCGGAAATAAAAAAAACTCTGGCAGAACAGACCGTTTAA
- the ybeY gene encoding rRNA maturation RNase YbeY: MNKFEILITDNQDKFSINTSEIEGIASEMLEYLVKDAEILESSVLKDIDLLEYTLGVDIVFCDDEEITELNTSYRGKNKATDVLSFALFADNPDENFIIDNQISLGEIIISTETAKKQAEERSKSFKEEIYFLLSHGILHLLGFDHPDEGTLEDMLALQHEMINFAVK, encoded by the coding sequence ATGAATAAATTTGAAATCTTAATAACTGATAATCAGGATAAATTCAGCATAAATACTTCTGAAATAGAGGGAATTGCCTCAGAAATGTTGGAATATCTTGTTAAAGATGCTGAAATATTAGAATCATCAGTATTAAAAGATATAGATTTGCTAGAATATACTCTGGGAGTGGATATTGTCTTTTGTGATGATGAAGAAATAACAGAATTAAACACTTCTTATAGAGGCAAGAATAAAGCGACAGATGTGTTATCTTTTGCTCTTTTTGCAGATAATCCCGATGAAAATTTTATAATAGATAATCAAATTTCGCTCGGAGAAATCATTATCTCGACTGAAACTGCCAAAAAACAAGCAGAGGAAAGAAGTAAATCATTTAAAGAAGAAATTTATTTTTTACTAAGTCACGGCATTTTGCATTTGCTAGGATTTGACCATCCTGACGAAGGAACGCTTGAGGATATGCTTGCTCTTCAGCATGAAATGATAAATTTTGCCGTTAAATAA
- a CDS encoding HDIG domain-containing metalloprotein — translation MRTEKYSKIIKKTLQIIASDKFLAILILVLSLFVITGLLASRYYLFQNIVENGMSKVDVIAPKTIKVADPDKIERAKQLEVSKIKPVLKPLQNGIDEYIRKNLGELLNSVKEVREKSENKSAKRSEVKELLEISEDNYFINNSIDYLFNSSEAGFARIATESLNSLNDILAEGLSDTDFIVKRNDILTKHIRSSLPKTQKRAISLILNKILEPNMTEDKLATELEKQKAISQVKPIYSIYKKGDIIVSVGDRITLVQKAALKKMGYNVAQLDFFGLLGIFSLVSLCVFTFAYFLITFDSKYLKPSYLALIALLISVITMFAVLLPPDVPVYILPIPAIAMLLTIFTSSRISMLVTVMSIILLGVALQYQATDIFVFLLGGLIAIFTSNSVNYYRRMDIVRAGFYVGLVQTFVIISIFLLQNGTDSIEFAPLLKNILLGFVNGLGSGIIALGSLPLIESAFKIITPYGLAELADHNQILLRRLQFEAPGTYHHSLMVSNLCEAAAEAIGGNPVLARVGAFYHDIGKLKRPLFFIENQSYFGIENPHEKLNPRLSKMVITAHPKDGLELAKEYGLPPVILQFIIQHHGDGIASYFYIQALEQEGAENVSEEQFRYNNPKPSTKETAILMLADAVESAVRSIKTPTQEMIEDIVENIIKERLYDGQLSESPLTQKDLKVVAGVFKRVLRGMQHHRIKYHQNVLEELNQKTASTSLKQIQQQLEAETLPIFPVEDQTKENKQ, via the coding sequence ATGCGCACAGAAAAATATTCAAAAATAATTAAAAAAACACTGCAAATAATAGCATCAGATAAATTTTTGGCAATTTTAATATTGGTTTTAAGTCTTTTTGTTATAACAGGATTGTTAGCCAGCCGTTATTACTTATTTCAAAATATAGTAGAAAACGGTATGAGCAAGGTTGATGTTATAGCTCCAAAAACCATCAAAGTCGCAGATCCTGACAAAATTGAAAGAGCAAAACAGCTTGAAGTTTCAAAAATTAAGCCTGTCTTAAAACCTCTACAAAATGGTATTGATGAATATATCAGGAAAAATCTGGGAGAGCTCCTAAATTCAGTAAAAGAAGTTAGAGAAAAAAGCGAAAACAAATCTGCTAAAAGGTCTGAAGTAAAAGAACTGCTTGAAATTTCTGAAGATAACTATTTTATAAATAATTCTATTGATTATTTATTTAATTCTTCGGAAGCCGGATTTGCGAGAATAGCAACAGAATCGCTTAATTCTTTAAACGATATTCTTGCTGAAGGTCTTTCTGATACTGATTTTATAGTAAAAAGAAATGATATTTTAACTAAACATATCCGAAGTTCACTTCCTAAAACACAAAAAAGAGCAATTTCACTAATTTTAAATAAAATACTTGAGCCAAACATGACTGAAGACAAGCTCGCTACAGAATTAGAAAAGCAGAAAGCAATCAGTCAGGTTAAACCTATATATTCTATTTACAAAAAAGGCGATATTATTGTCTCAGTTGGAGACAGAATAACGCTGGTTCAAAAAGCTGCGTTGAAAAAAATGGGTTATAATGTTGCACAGCTTGATTTTTTCGGTCTTTTAGGCATATTTTCTCTGGTAAGTTTGTGTGTTTTTACTTTTGCTTATTTTCTTATTACTTTTGATTCTAAATATTTAAAACCTTCTTATCTTGCTCTTATTGCGCTTTTAATATCTGTTATCACCATGTTTGCTGTCTTATTGCCCCCTGATGTTCCTGTATATATCCTTCCAATACCTGCTATAGCAATGCTGTTAACTATTTTCACCAGCTCGAGAATATCAATGCTCGTTACGGTAATGAGTATAATACTGCTTGGAGTTGCGCTTCAGTATCAGGCGACAGATATATTTGTCTTTTTGCTCGGCGGTTTGATAGCAATTTTTACTTCAAATTCAGTTAACTACTACAGACGAATGGATATAGTACGTGCAGGTTTTTATGTTGGTCTTGTTCAAACTTTTGTTATTATTTCAATATTTTTACTGCAAAACGGTACGGACAGTATTGAATTTGCGCCGTTGCTGAAAAATATTCTTCTTGGTTTTGTGAACGGACTGGGAAGCGGAATAATCGCTCTGGGGTCTTTACCGCTAATTGAAAGTGCATTTAAGATAATTACGCCTTACGGACTTGCTGAACTGGCTGACCATAATCAGATTTTGCTCAGAAGGCTACAGTTTGAAGCGCCTGGTACCTACCATCACAGTCTTATGGTAAGCAATTTGTGCGAAGCCGCAGCTGAAGCCATTGGAGGAAATCCTGTTTTGGCCAGAGTAGGAGCTTTTTATCACGATATAGGAAAATTAAAAAGACCGCTGTTTTTTATAGAAAATCAATCTTATTTTGGTATTGAAAACCCGCATGAAAAACTTAATCCAAGGCTAAGCAAGATGGTAATTACTGCTCATCCCAAAGACGGACTTGAACTTGCCAAAGAATACGGACTTCCTCCGGTAATTCTTCAGTTTATAATTCAGCACCATGGCGACGGAATTGCTTCGTATTTCTATATTCAGGCTCTGGAACAAGAAGGAGCGGAAAACGTTTCCGAAGAGCAGTTCAGGTACAATAATCCTAAGCCTTCTACTAAAGAAACAGCGATTCTTATGCTGGCTGACGCAGTTGAATCTGCGGTAAGATCAATTAAAACCCCGACACAGGAAATGATAGAAGATATAGTAGAGAATATTATTAAAGAAAGACTTTATGACGGCCAGCTTTCTGAAAGCCCGCTTACACAAAAAGATTTAAAAGTTGTAGCGGGAGTATTTAAGCGTGTTCTCAGAGGGATGCAGCACCATAGAATTAAATACCATCAAAATGTCCTTGAAGAACTAAATCAAAAAACCGCATCTACAAGTTTAAAACAAATTCAGCAGCAGCTTGAAGCTGAAACCTTGCCGATATTCCCCGTTGAAGACCAGACTAAAGAAAATAAACAGTAA
- a CDS encoding peptidase U32 family protein, protein MKRAELLLPAGNTEKMQYAMAYGADAVYLGTADFSLRSPKTGNIITNENIKNSIEIAHSMGAKAYVTLNVFPNNEIIEKLPPLMELLADASPDGIIFADPAFYSFTKRYLPNVPIHISTQANVLNYESAKFWQDLGATRIILARELSLKEIEQIAVKVPDIELEALVHGSMCVAYSGRCLLSDYMTNNTRKSNQGACAQPCRWTYKLIESKRPDDEYEITEDQHGTYILNPKDLSLIEYIPDLINAGVSSFKIEGRTKSMYYAALVAKTYKKALNAFYDGNLINIEEFYEELFNIGNRGLTTGFLLERPDSSHYDYKASKSTLKSVFQAIILEKVENNIFKIKAKNQLKSGEIVDFITPTSCISTEILEIINKFEEKVEVTNTNDEVCIKLNIENSPEDWKWGIIRQKEQKNNAIKTETHLYS, encoded by the coding sequence ATGAAACGCGCAGAACTCTTGTTACCGGCAGGAAATACAGAAAAAATGCAGTATGCAATGGCATACGGAGCTGATGCCGTTTATCTTGGAACTGCTGATTTCAGCCTCAGGAGTCCAAAAACAGGAAATATAATAACAAACGAAAATATAAAAAATTCTATCGAAATCGCGCACAGTATGGGAGCTAAAGCTTATGTTACGCTCAATGTCTTTCCAAATAACGAAATTATAGAAAAACTCCCTCCGCTTATGGAATTACTTGCAGATGCTAGTCCTGACGGTATAATTTTTGCAGACCCTGCGTTTTACTCCTTCACAAAAAGATATTTGCCAAACGTTCCTATTCATATAAGCACGCAGGCAAATGTTTTAAATTATGAATCTGCTAAATTCTGGCAGGATTTGGGAGCAACAAGAATAATTTTAGCAAGAGAACTGTCCTTAAAAGAGATAGAACAAATTGCGGTAAAAGTTCCCGATATAGAACTGGAAGCACTTGTTCACGGTTCCATGTGCGTTGCTTATTCGGGAAGATGCCTGCTAAGCGATTATATGACAAATAACACAAGAAAATCCAATCAAGGAGCCTGCGCTCAGCCATGCCGCTGGACATATAAACTCATTGAAAGCAAAAGACCCGATGATGAATATGAAATTACCGAAGATCAGCACGGAACTTATATTTTAAACCCTAAAGACCTTTCTCTTATTGAGTATATCCCTGATTTAATCAATGCAGGCGTTTCTTCCTTCAAAATTGAAGGCAGGACAAAAAGTATGTATTACGCCGCTTTAGTGGCTAAAACTTATAAAAAAGCTCTTAATGCTTTCTATGACGGAAACCTGATAAATATAGAAGAATTTTATGAAGAACTATTTAATATAGGAAATCGCGGATTAACTACGGGATTTTTGCTTGAAAGACCTGACAGCAGCCATTATGATTACAAAGCGAGCAAAAGCACTTTGAAATCAGTTTTTCAGGCTATAATTCTTGAAAAAGTAGAAAATAATATCTTTAAGATTAAAGCCAAAAATCAACTAAAATCAGGCGAAATTGTTGATTTTATAACACCGACTTCCTGCATCTCAACAGAAATTCTTGAAATAATTAACAAATTTGAAGAAAAAGTTGAAGTAACCAACACAAATGATGAAGTTTGTATTAAATTAAATATAGAGAATTCTCCCGAAGATTGGAAATGGGGAATTATTAGACAGAAAGAGCAAAAAAATAATGCCATTAAGACTGAAACCCACTTATATAGTTGA
- a CDS encoding YqeG family HAD IIIA-type phosphatase, with product MPLRLKPTYIVDRVTDINLEELKDENIKGLIFDLDNTLMPPNTCVLPEDIAQWIIKAKEDFQIAILSNNPDKSYVQEAGEQIGCIAFDKAGKPRRKAALLALKQLELIPSQVVIVGDRPLTDIWVGQRLGIVTILVDPIMKHKEAKIIKLLRKIERLFVSSPKKSFSDKR from the coding sequence ATGCCATTAAGACTGAAACCCACTTATATAGTTGATCGAGTTACCGATATCAATCTCGAAGAGCTTAAAGATGAGAATATTAAAGGTTTGATTTTTGACCTTGATAATACGCTGATGCCTCCTAATACCTGCGTATTACCTGAAGACATAGCACAATGGATTATCAAGGCAAAAGAAGATTTTCAAATTGCAATTTTAAGCAACAACCCCGACAAATCTTATGTTCAGGAAGCAGGAGAGCAAATTGGCTGCATAGCATTTGACAAAGCAGGCAAACCCAGAAGAAAAGCCGCTTTGCTCGCGCTCAAGCAACTGGAATTGATTCCATCTCAAGTTGTTATAGTCGGAGACAGACCGCTTACAGATATTTGGGTGGGCCAAAGACTAGGTATTGTTACTATACTTGTTGACCCTATTATGAAACATAAAGAAGCAAAAATTATAAAATTACTAAGAAAAATCGAAAGATTATTTGTTTCTTCACCAAAAAAATCTTTTTCCGATAAAAGATAA